A genomic stretch from uncultured Cohaesibacter sp. includes:
- a CDS encoding TetR/AcrR family transcriptional regulator, whose amino-acid sequence MTKLPKNVRIGRNGRVGILKKVPRDLWEHPQYKDRSKVIERSTGAINVTEGVKIARAMLEDLEQEFASARSELPVIAHASDQQGIGPQAEKSPPQEPEAKTVEDNACKEEPRPAPRRREADITRRDILDAAMEEFAAKGLSGARVDAIAAKTRTTKPMIYYHFGSKEKLYAAVMEEAYGGVRSKEQGLHLDALPPDEAMRRLVEVTFDHHAEHPEYVRLVSVENIEMGRHITGRQSLIERNAIAIQTVSDLLKRGAEAGIFRADINPWHLHFLISSFCFMRVSNRYSWRAVFDMDLWDEADIPAQREMIVETILRYVKP is encoded by the coding sequence ATGACAAAGCTCCCCAAGAATGTACGTATCGGCCGAAATGGTCGTGTTGGTATTCTCAAGAAAGTGCCTCGGGACCTGTGGGAGCACCCGCAATATAAAGATCGCTCCAAGGTGATCGAGCGCTCCACTGGTGCCATCAATGTTACGGAAGGGGTAAAGATTGCTCGTGCCATGCTGGAGGATCTGGAGCAGGAATTTGCCTCGGCCCGCTCAGAGCTTCCGGTCATTGCCCATGCTTCAGACCAACAAGGAATTGGGCCCCAAGCGGAGAAGAGCCCACCGCAGGAGCCTGAAGCCAAGACCGTTGAAGACAACGCTTGCAAAGAAGAGCCCCGCCCTGCTCCCCGACGTAGGGAAGCGGATATAACCCGGCGAGACATCCTTGATGCTGCCATGGAAGAATTTGCTGCCAAAGGGCTCAGCGGCGCCCGCGTGGATGCCATAGCCGCCAAAACCCGCACCACCAAACCGATGATCTATTATCATTTCGGCAGCAAGGAAAAGCTCTATGCCGCCGTGATGGAAGAGGCTTATGGCGGCGTGCGCAGCAAAGAACAGGGGTTACATCTGGATGCTTTGCCCCCTGACGAAGCCATGCGGCGTCTTGTGGAAGTGACCTTTGATCACCATGCGGAGCATCCCGAATATGTACGGCTGGTGTCTGTCGAGAATATCGAGATGGGACGCCATATCACCGGTCGCCAGAGCCTGATAGAACGCAATGCCATTGCCATCCAAACCGTCAGCGATCTTTTAAAGCGCGGCGCCGAGGCGGGCATTTTTCGAGCGGATATCAATCCATGGCACCTGCATTTCCTGATCTCCTCTTTCTGCTTCATGCGTGTTTCCAACCGCTATTCATGGCGGGCCGTGTTTGACATGGACCTGTGGGACGAAGCCGATATTCCTGCCCAACGCGAGATGATCGTTGAAACGATCCTGCGCTATGTAAAGCCCTAG
- a CDS encoding DoxX family protein: protein MIDNQTAPYAAFLLRVSSGALLLAHGLMKIFIFTIPGTVGFFESLGFPGLFAYLTIFAEVVGGAALIFGVATRAVAILTLPPLIGALYVHAGNGWVFSSEGGGWEFPLFWAIANLSIALLGSGAFALRLPVFNQKLAWAQ, encoded by the coding sequence ATGATCGACAATCAAACCGCTCCCTATGCAGCCTTCCTTCTCCGCGTCAGCTCTGGCGCCCTGCTTCTGGCCCATGGCCTGATGAAGATCTTTATCTTTACCATTCCGGGTACAGTTGGTTTCTTTGAGAGCCTCGGGTTTCCCGGCCTCTTTGCCTATCTGACCATTTTCGCCGAAGTGGTTGGCGGCGCAGCCCTGATCTTTGGCGTTGCCACCCGCGCGGTTGCCATCCTGACCCTGCCGCCGCTGATCGGTGCGCTGTATGTTCACGCAGGCAATGGCTGGGTCTTTTCCAGCGAGGGTGGCGGCTGGGAATTCCCGCTTTTCTGGGCCATTGCAAACCTCTCCATCGCTCTTCTGGGCAGCGGTGCCTTTGCCCTGCGCCTTCCGGTTTTCAATCAGAAACTGGCTTGGGCTCAATAA
- a CDS encoding GTP-binding protein, whose translation MFRRRKIDKRLPVTVLSGFLGAGKTTLLNHVLNNRNGRRVAVIVNDMSEVNIDADLVREASTLSQSEEKLVEMSNGCICCTLRDDLLIKVRQLAEEGRFDYLLVESTGVSEPLPVATTFEYRDEEGRSLNEIARLDTMATVIDAVHLLKDFSSKDFLCDRDTLKADLSDHDERTLADLLVDQIEFANIIILNKVSDATSEQLDTARAIIHGLNPGARLIETDFGEVEPDAIFNTGLFDFERAREHPQWYKELYGFADHMPEDSEFGITSFVWKARRPLLPEQFHDFTQTPLPGVIRAKGHFWLATRHHIVGDYSLAGNMARTGPLGYWWASVPKERWPKDRATRKQLKAVLDPHYGDRRQQIVFIGMLGEMNKDRICAMLDRALAPKLEEGPFEPSRYEHLADPFPAWE comes from the coding sequence ATGTTCAGACGACGTAAAATCGACAAGCGGCTACCTGTGACCGTGCTGTCAGGGTTCCTTGGCGCTGGCAAAACAACCCTCCTTAATCATGTGCTCAACAATCGGAATGGCCGCCGGGTGGCCGTCATCGTCAATGATATGAGCGAAGTGAATATCGACGCCGATCTGGTGCGCGAAGCATCCACGCTCAGCCAGTCCGAAGAAAAACTGGTCGAGATGAGCAATGGCTGTATCTGCTGCACCTTGCGCGATGATCTTCTGATCAAGGTGCGGCAATTGGCCGAAGAAGGCCGCTTTGATTATCTGCTGGTGGAAAGCACCGGCGTATCCGAGCCGCTACCTGTGGCCACGACTTTTGAATATCGCGATGAAGAAGGGCGCAGCCTGAATGAGATTGCCCGGCTGGACACCATGGCGACGGTAATCGATGCGGTTCACCTGCTCAAGGACTTCAGCTCAAAAGACTTTCTTTGCGACAGGGACACGCTCAAGGCGGATCTTTCCGATCATGACGAACGGACACTGGCTGATCTGCTTGTGGATCAGATCGAGTTCGCCAATATCATCATTCTCAACAAGGTGTCCGATGCCACCAGCGAGCAGTTGGATACGGCCCGGGCCATCATTCATGGCCTCAACCCCGGTGCCCGTTTGATCGAAACGGACTTTGGCGAAGTCGAGCCAGATGCGATTTTCAACACCGGCCTGTTTGACTTCGAACGCGCACGCGAGCACCCGCAATGGTACAAGGAGCTTTATGGCTTCGCCGATCACATGCCTGAGGATTCAGAGTTCGGCATCACCAGTTTTGTCTGGAAAGCCCGGCGCCCCTTGTTACCCGAGCAATTCCATGACTTCACCCAGACGCCCCTGCCCGGCGTGATCCGCGCCAAGGGACATTTCTGGTTGGCCACACGTCATCATATTGTGGGAGACTATAGCCTTGCAGGCAATATGGCCCGCACAGGCCCTCTGGGCTATTGGTGGGCATCTGTGCCCAAGGAGCGCTGGCCGAAGGATCGTGCCACGCGCAAGCAGCTGAAGGCGGTGCTGGACCCTCATTATGGCGACCGGCGCCAGCAGATCGTCTTCATCGGCATGCTGGGAGAGATGAACAAGGACCGCATCTGCGCAATGCTCGATAGAGCCCTGGCCCCGAAGCTGGAAGAAGGGCCATTCGAGCCCTCCCGCTACGAGCATCTAGCCGACCCCTTCCCGGCTTGGGAGTAG
- a CDS encoding GntR family transcriptional regulator, which produces MTETKEKKATKGPHKRGAGVGHVYQTLHREIIELKIAPGSPIDELQLAARFSMSRTPIREALVRLAAEGLITTLPNRATIVSNIDFLNLSQFFDALTLMYRVTTRQAAANCEESDLAEIRHWKDLYAKAVETRDVFEMISTNREFHLAIARAGRNRYYVELFTRLLDEGRRILRLYYQSYNDDIPHLYVDEHEKMIKAIIDRDLALADKLAAEHADQIVRQIQSYIAADTRVNGSLAL; this is translated from the coding sequence ATGACCGAAACAAAAGAGAAAAAAGCGACCAAGGGACCCCATAAGAGAGGCGCCGGCGTTGGCCATGTCTATCAGACCTTGCATCGAGAAATCATAGAGTTGAAAATCGCTCCCGGCAGTCCGATCGACGAGCTGCAACTGGCGGCGCGCTTTTCCATGTCGCGCACCCCCATTCGCGAAGCGCTGGTTCGCTTGGCCGCGGAAGGCTTGATAACGACGCTGCCAAACAGGGCTACCATCGTTTCCAATATCGATTTTCTCAATCTCTCCCAGTTTTTCGATGCCCTTACTTTGATGTATCGGGTGACGACGCGCCAGGCGGCCGCCAATTGTGAAGAGAGTGATCTCGCCGAGATCCGTCACTGGAAAGACCTCTACGCCAAGGCGGTGGAAACGCGTGATGTCTTCGAGATGATTTCCACCAACCGCGAGTTCCATCTGGCCATCGCCAGGGCGGGACGCAACCGCTATTATGTCGAACTCTTTACACGTCTTCTCGATGAGGGGCGTCGTATCCTGCGTCTCTATTACCAGTCCTACAATGATGATATCCCGCATCTTTATGTCGATGAACATGAGAAGATGATCAAGGCGATCATCGATCGGGATCTGGCACTGGCAGACAAGCTGGCGGCCGAGCATGCCGACCAGATCGTGCGCCAGATCCAGTCCTATATCGCAGCCGATACACGCGTAAACGGCTCTCTTGCGCTCTAG
- a CDS encoding 4-hydroxyproline epimerase — MKNHTFQCIDGHTCGNPVRLVAGGAPQLEGSTMIEKRAHFLAEFDWIRTGLMFEPRGHDMMSGSILYPPTRDDCDIAVLFIETSGCLPMCGHGTIGTVTMAIENGLVSPREPGKLRLDTPAGVVTVNYRQEGRYVEEVRLTNVPAFLYAENMTAEVDGLGEVHVDVAYGGNFYAIVETQDCYKDMADFSASELVGFSPKLRAALNEKYAFVHPENPAINGLSHILWTGKPLAPEATARNAVFYGEKAIDRSPCGTGTSARMAHWVAKGRLDIGDAFIHESIIGSLFKGRVEAAARVGDKDAIIPSIGGWARQTGFNTIFIDDRDPYAHGFTVL; from the coding sequence ATGAAAAACCATACATTTCAATGCATTGATGGCCATACATGTGGCAATCCGGTGCGTCTTGTTGCAGGCGGTGCGCCGCAGCTGGAAGGCAGCACCATGATCGAAAAACGAGCGCATTTTCTGGCCGAGTTTGACTGGATTCGCACGGGCCTGATGTTTGAACCACGCGGGCATGACATGATGTCAGGATCGATTCTCTATCCGCCCACGCGGGATGATTGCGACATTGCCGTTCTGTTCATCGAGACCTCGGGCTGTCTGCCCATGTGCGGCCACGGCACGATTGGCACAGTGACCATGGCCATCGAGAACGGTCTGGTCAGCCCCAGGGAACCCGGCAAGCTGCGGCTGGATACGCCCGCGGGTGTCGTCACTGTCAACTATCGGCAGGAAGGACGTTATGTGGAAGAGGTCCGGCTGACCAACGTGCCAGCCTTTCTTTATGCCGAAAACATGACTGCCGAGGTGGACGGCCTTGGTGAGGTGCATGTGGATGTGGCCTATGGCGGCAATTTCTACGCCATTGTCGAAACACAGGATTGCTACAAGGATATGGCTGACTTCTCGGCGAGTGAGCTGGTGGGCTTTTCGCCCAAGCTACGCGCTGCACTCAATGAAAAATACGCCTTCGTGCATCCGGAAAATCCTGCCATCAACGGACTGAGCCATATTCTCTGGACCGGAAAGCCTCTGGCACCAGAAGCCACGGCGCGCAACGCGGTCTTTTATGGAGAGAAGGCCATCGATCGCTCCCCTTGCGGGACGGGTACCTCTGCCCGCATGGCCCATTGGGTTGCCAAGGGACGGCTTGATATCGGCGACGCCTTCATTCACGAAAGTATCATCGGAAGCCTGTTCAAGGGGCGCGTGGAAGCCGCTGCCAGAGTTGGCGATAAGGATGCCATCATTCCATCCATTGGCGGCTGGGCACGCCAGACCGGTTTCAACACCATCTTCATTGATGATCGAGACCCTTACGCCCATGGCTTTACGGTGCTGTAA
- a CDS encoding alpha/beta fold hydrolase: MTYVTFPGVAYRDITLPVPLDWASPEGESLTLFAREVVDPARKEEDLPLLVFLQGGPGGKGPRPQGGSPAWLKIALKKYRVVLLDQRGTGRSSPVEGRHMKRFASAEEGARFLACFRADSIIRDCEHLRKKVYEGRKWSSLGQSYGGFLTLCYLSMAPEALEACYVTGGLAGLDARAEDVYERTFLRVAEKNRHYYARYEADKAAVARIADSLANQDIRLPDGDRLTVRRLQTLGLAFGMKPGYEEVHWLIDGAMDGDGTLTESFLFSVMAETGFATNPLFCVLQEAIYGQHGNATNWAAQRERDKHMAFAESHRPLLFTGEMMFPWMFEEIRALKPFRAATQALHAMPFEEPLYDKARLAANDVPVTAAVYFDDMYVDAGLSLETAGRVGNLKAWVTNEYEHDGLRQDPRVLERLMDMAIGKE, translated from the coding sequence ATGACTTATGTGACATTTCCCGGCGTCGCCTATCGCGACATCACGCTGCCGGTTCCCCTCGATTGGGCGAGCCCCGAGGGGGAAAGCCTGACGCTGTTTGCTCGCGAAGTGGTGGATCCTGCGCGCAAGGAGGAAGATCTGCCTCTGCTCGTCTTCCTGCAGGGCGGACCCGGCGGCAAGGGGCCGCGGCCACAAGGTGGCAGCCCAGCATGGCTCAAAATCGCGCTCAAGAAATACCGTGTTGTTTTGCTCGATCAGCGGGGCACCGGGCGATCGTCACCGGTGGAAGGGCGCCATATGAAGCGCTTTGCCTCGGCTGAAGAAGGGGCCCGCTTCCTCGCCTGTTTCAGGGCCGATAGCATCATTCGCGATTGTGAGCATTTGCGCAAGAAGGTCTATGAAGGGCGTAAATGGTCAAGCCTTGGCCAGAGCTATGGCGGCTTTCTGACCCTTTGTTATCTCTCCATGGCTCCCGAAGCACTGGAAGCCTGCTATGTAACAGGGGGATTGGCCGGGCTTGATGCTCGTGCGGAGGATGTCTACGAGCGGACTTTCCTGCGGGTGGCCGAAAAAAACCGGCACTATTATGCGCGCTATGAGGCTGACAAGGCGGCGGTTGCCCGCATTGCCGACAGCCTGGCAAATCAGGACATCCGTCTGCCAGATGGCGACCGGCTGACAGTGCGCCGATTGCAGACCCTCGGTCTCGCCTTCGGCATGAAGCCGGGCTATGAGGAAGTGCACTGGTTGATCGATGGAGCAATGGACGGAGATGGCACCCTCACCGAGAGCTTCCTTTTCTCCGTCATGGCGGAAACAGGCTTTGCCACCAATCCGCTTTTCTGCGTGTTGCAAGAGGCCATCTACGGCCAGCATGGCAATGCCACCAACTGGGCAGCGCAGCGGGAGCGGGATAAGCACATGGCTTTTGCCGAGAGCCATCGGCCATTGCTCTTTACCGGCGAGATGATGTTCCCGTGGATGTTTGAGGAAATCAGAGCACTCAAACCTTTCCGGGCAGCGACACAAGCGCTGCATGCCATGCCGTTTGAAGAGCCGCTTTATGACAAGGCCCGTTTGGCCGCCAATGACGTGCCCGTGACAGCGGCCGTCTATTTCGATGACATGTATGTGGATGCAGGCTTGTCGCTGGAAACCGCTGGTCGGGTTGGCAATCTCAAGGCATGGGTGACCAACGAATATGAGCATGACGGATTGCGGCAGGATCCCCGCGTTCTGGAGCGCTTGATGGATATGGCCATAGGCAAGGAATAG
- a CDS encoding Xaa-Pro peptidase family protein, translating to MEQILMNNSKKILFETRLSRLRARMTEVGTDLVAVGPTSNMAWLAGVSAHGDERPVMVLVTQKDAAFLMPALNQDSVRQHTDLPFYCWADADGANGALNQMLADFSLGREGVSVAVDEAMRADFALLLLDALPGNKRQFLGDTLGYLRCRKDETEYAQLKENAILTDACITAAFDSLKVGMTELDVINFIDDFFANHGATTEFASVCFGGNGAFPHHDSGATKLQEGMPLMIDLGCRKGGYPSDMTRSGYFGAKPEGCEAIAAIVEEAVQAALAAAKPGVKASTIDDAARSTIAKAGYGDKFLHRTGHGLGIDVHEHPYMSASSETILEEGMVFSIEPGIYLAGQFGVRLEDIVIMREDGPEILSDKSRALIAAR from the coding sequence ATGGAACAGATCCTTATGAATAACTCCAAGAAAATTCTGTTTGAGACGCGTCTGTCGCGGCTCAGAGCCCGCATGACGGAAGTCGGGACGGATCTGGTCGCTGTTGGTCCGACCTCAAACATGGCTTGGCTGGCGGGCGTATCGGCACATGGGGACGAACGGCCTGTCATGGTGTTGGTCACGCAGAAGGATGCCGCCTTCCTGATGCCGGCGCTCAATCAGGATAGCGTGCGCCAGCATACGGACCTGCCCTTCTACTGCTGGGCCGATGCCGATGGAGCAAACGGAGCGCTCAACCAGATGTTGGCCGATTTTTCCCTTGGGAGAGAAGGCGTATCAGTGGCCGTTGATGAAGCGATGCGCGCAGATTTCGCTTTGCTGCTGCTGGATGCGCTGCCGGGGAATAAACGCCAGTTCCTTGGCGATACGCTTGGCTATTTGCGTTGTCGCAAGGATGAAACGGAATATGCCCAGCTGAAAGAGAATGCCATTCTGACCGATGCCTGCATCACAGCAGCCTTTGATAGCCTCAAGGTGGGCATGACGGAGCTGGATGTCATCAACTTCATCGACGATTTTTTTGCAAACCATGGTGCAACAACGGAATTTGCCAGCGTCTGCTTTGGTGGCAATGGAGCTTTCCCCCATCACGATAGCGGTGCGACAAAGCTGCAAGAGGGCATGCCACTGATGATTGATCTGGGGTGCCGCAAGGGTGGATATCCAAGCGATATGACCCGCTCTGGCTATTTCGGAGCCAAGCCGGAAGGCTGTGAGGCCATTGCCGCCATCGTGGAAGAGGCTGTTCAGGCGGCTCTTGCTGCGGCAAAACCGGGCGTGAAGGCCAGCACCATTGATGACGCGGCCCGCTCGACCATTGCCAAGGCTGGTTATGGCGACAAATTCCTGCATCGCACAGGCCATGGTCTGGGCATCGATGTGCATGAGCATCCTTACATGTCGGCCAGTTCCGAGACAATTCTTGAAGAAGGCATGGTCTTCTCCATTGAGCCGGGCATCTATCTGGCCGGACAGTTTGGCGTGCGTCTGGAAGACATTGTCATTATGCGCGAAGATGGACCGGAAATCCTGTCCGACAAATCCCGCGCCTTGATCGCAGCTCGGTAA